Genomic DNA from Spirochaeta cellobiosiphila DSM 17781:
ACTAAAGAAGGATTCCAAAGGATCTATCCTCTGCTTAGTAGGACCTCCCGGAGTGGGGAAAACCAGTATTGGTAAGTCTGTAGCAACAGCTTTAGGTCGCCCTTTCTTCCGTTTTAGTGTAGGAGGCATGCGGGATGAAGCAGAAATCAAAGGACATCGCCGTACTTATGTAGGAGCCATGCCTGGTAAGATCATCCAGGGAATGAAAATAGTGGGCGACAAAGCTCCTGTATTCATGATTGATGAAATAGACAAACTGGGACAGAGCTATCAAGGGGATCCTTCCAGTGCCTTACTAGAAGTACTGGACCCTGAACAGAATATCAACTTCAGAGATCATTACCTGGATCTCCCCTTTGACATAAGTCATGTTATGTTTGTGGCAACAGCTAATACTCTGGATACCATTCCTAGACCCTTACTGGACAGAATGGAAATCATACGCCTCTCCGGCTATATTGCAGAAGAAAAGATAGCCATTGCCAAGAAATACATCATTCCCAAGTCCCTTGAAAAGAATGGTCTCAAAAAGAAGGACGTTAAATATCTCAAAAGCGGACTTGATGGGATTGCCACCAACTACGCACGTGAAGCAGGTATGCGTAACTTTGAAAAGATGATCGAAAAGGTTCATCGTAAGATCGCAAAGAAAATCGTACTAAAAGAAGAAGAAGGCCCCTTCTCTATTGGAGAAGATAATCTCAAGGATTTTCTGGGTCAGCCCATCTTCCGTGAAGATGAAATCAAAGCAGTTACAGCTCCCGGTATGACCATAGGTTTAGCCTGGACAAACTTCGGCGGAGATACTCTGATCATAGAAGCGCTGGCGACAAAAGGAAAAGGTGGTTTAAAACTCACAGGCCAAATGGGTGAAGTAATGCAGGAATCAGCCAGTATAGCCTATACCTATGTTAAATCCATTGCAGAAAAATGGGGTGTTGAACCTAAATGGTTTGATGAACATGCTATTCACCTGCATATTCCTGAAGGAGCTACCCCAAAAGATGGACCCAGTGCAGGTATCACCATGGCCTCTGCCCTGTTAAGTTTAGTAACAGGTAAGGTGATTAAAAAGCATCTAGGAATGACAGGAGAACTATCTCTTGCGGGTAAAGTCATGCCCATAGGAGGTCTCAAAGAGAAGACCATTGCTGCTCGAAGGAATAAATTGAAGCATATTATCATCCCCTATCACAACTCCAGGGACTTGGAAGAAATCCCTGAACATGTTAAAAAGGGTATAAAATTTTATCCAGTAGAGCATATAAATGAAGTATTTGACATCATATTTTAAGACAGGAGGCTTAGTCCTCCTTCTTCTATTAGCAAGCTGTAGTAAGCCAGAACAGGCAGAAGCTGATCCTACAGAGGACACAAAAACGATCAATATTATCAATCCAGATTATACGTACACAGCGGATGAGTTCGAAGCACTCCTTGTTAATTTACCAGAAGACATGGCACAAAAGATCAGACAAAATCCTAGTGAGTTCTTATCAGATCTCGAAAGGATTTGGAAATACCCAGCGGATTACTTTGTGATTGCGGACAAAACCCACGCCTTAGGACCAGATTATAAACCTAAAGATTTACGTAAGCTAACAGACTTTCCACATTTAACATTAAGCCGTAATGATTTATCACTTAGACAAATTGTTTTAGATGATTTGTTTGAAATGGTAGAGGATGCTCGCCTAGAAGGCTTAACCATTATGGTGTCCTCTACTTATCGTTCTTATGATTACCAAAAAGCTCTCTTTGAGAGGTATGTAGGAGAGATCGGTTATGAGCAAGCATCTAGGGAAAGTGCTATTGCTGGAACCAGTCAGCACCAGTTAGGAACAGTTATTGATTTTGGAAGCATCACCGATGCCTATGCCAATACAGCGCCAGGAAAATGGTTGATGGCCAATTCATGGAAGTATGGTTTTTCCCTCAGTTATCCTGATGGTTATGAAGAGGTCACAGGTTATCGTTATGAGAACTGGCACTATCGATGGATTACAAAAGAAGGTTGTGAGTTACAAAGAAAGTGGTTTGGAGATATTCAACACTATCTGATCAACTTCCTTAATGATAATAGGGAAGACTTACTGGCCCATTACAAAAAGGATGTTAATCCTGCAGAATAAGACAAGAGGCTGAATAAATCAGCCTCTTTTTTATACTCTAAAAGAAAACTCTTCAATTTTCATTCTAGCTCTAGCCTCTGTTTCTTTTCCTTGCAGATTAGACATTAACCTTTCTGGCGGACCATTGTATCCAATAGCTATAGCTGTAATAGGTTTGATATCACTAGGAATATTAAGAAGTTCCACAGCTTTATCCGGATAAAACCCAGCCATTTGGTGAACTTTGATACCCATACTTTCTGCTTGAATAGTCATGGAAAACACAGATTGACCTAAATCATACACAGCATGATTATTATCCTTACCTGAATGACCAAACATAGTGTGAGCGCTAGCAATCATTAAGACACTAGCCCGTCTGGCCCAATCCTGATTTGGTTTCTTAAGACATTCCCATATCTTATCAAAACCTTCCGTATCCCTATGGGCATAATAAAAACGCCAAGGCTGTTCATTAAATGAACTTGGGGCCCATCTGGCGGCCTCTAATAGTCTATCAAAGTCCTCAGGAGCCAGAGGTTTTTCCCAGAATGATCGAGGGCTCCACCTCTCCTGTAGTAAACTAGTGATATGATGATCCGTTCGTGCTGTCTTTATTCCCATACAGTTAATATACCCAGAATTAAGAATAAAGTAAATTTAGGAAGATTTCTCACGCAGATCTTTTAGCCATTGAGGCATCTCTTCTCCATCAGGAACAAAGACTAAAGCATCTGAGTTAATACAGTAACGAAGTCCTGTTGGCTGAGGGCCATCAGGAAAAATATGCCCTAAATGGCTGCCACTTAGGGAATCAACTACCTCCACACGAGACATACCAAGACTATTATCTTCTATAAATACCATATTATCCTTGTAAGGAGAGTTATAAAAACTAGGCCATCCACAATGGGATTCATACTTTTGATCTGTACGAAACAATTCTTGTCCAGTCGCTTTTGAATAGAAAGTGCCCTGCTTATCAACATGATTATATTCCCCAGTGTGAGGATATTCCGTGTCTTTTTGTCTAAGAATTCCATAAGCCTTTGGGGACAACTGCTTCTTCCACTCTTCTTCGCTTTGCTTAAAGGTATATTCAGGTTCTTCCCCTGCTTTATAAATCTTCAACTCATCATCTGATTTGTCTGTCATTTCCTACCCCCATAAGAATTTAAGCATAATTTCGAAAAAGGCAAGGCCCTCAAAAAGTGCAAACAAACTGATCCCATACTTTAATAAAAGTTTGAACTCTCATATCTATTTAACCAATCTATGCTACTAAAAGCAGTTCGAGACTGCATTGCATCAAACGCAATATTAAATAAACAAAATAGCACGAATAAGAACACTAAAAGGAATAGACTTAAGCAGAAGCTAGTTGTATGGTGATAAAAACCAATACCAATAAGAGGTCGCATATGAATTATTTCAATTCCATACCTTTCCGTTCCCAGATGCAACAACTAGGAACATGTCGTTTTATGGATAAAGCTGAATTTTCCAATGGAGTAGATATACTCAAGGGCAAGAAGATTGTCATTGTCGGATGTGGGTCTCAAGGACTCAACCAGGGTCTTAACCTAAGAGATTCCGGTTTAGATGTAAGTTATGCTCTTCGAGCTGCTTCTATTGAAGCCAAGCGTCCTAGTTATATCAATGCCACTGAGAACAACTTTAAGGTTGGAACTTACGAAGAAATGATTCCTCAGGCAGATGTAGTTATTAACTTAACTCCCGACAAACAGCACTCAGGTGTTATCGATGCCGTTATGCCTCTTATGAAGAAAGACACTGTGCTCTCCTACAGCCATGGTTTTAACATCGTAGAAGAAGGAAAACAGATACGTAAAGATATTACTGTTATTATGATGGCACCCAAATCACCGGGATCCGAGGTTCGTGAAGAATACAAAAGAGGATTTGGAGTTCCTACCCTTATCGCTGTACACCCTGAAAACGACCCTAATGGTGACGGATTGGAATATGCCAAAGCTTATGCAGTAGGAACAGGGGGAGATAAAGCTGGAGTTCTTCAATCAAGCTTTGTTGCTGAAGTTAAATCAGATCTTATGGGTGAACAAACCATCCTTTGTGGTATGCTTCAAGCAGGATCTATCCTTTGTTTTGATAAAATGGTAGCCGAAGGTATAGAGCCTTCCTATGCCTCCAAGTTAGTACAATTTGGCTGGGAGACCATCACAGAAGCCCTTAAACACGGGGGTATCACCAACATGATGGACAGACTAAGCAATCCTGATAAAATCACAGCTTTTGCTTTAGCAGAAGAACTCAAAGACCTAATGACAGACCTATACTTCAAACATCAGGATGATATTATCTCCGGTAAGTTCTCTGAAACGATGATGGCCGACTGGGCTAAAGATGATATAGACCTTCTCACCTGGCGGGAAGAAACAAACAAGACCGCTTTTGAAACAACAGGAATCACAAAAGAAGAAATCACAGAACAAGAATACTTTGATAAGGGTATCCTTATGGTAGCCATGGTAAAAGCTGGTGTTGAGCTGGCCTTTGAAGTTATGGTGGAATCCGGCATAAAGGAAGAATCAGCATATTATGAATCTCTTCACGAGCTTCCCCTTATTGCCAATACAATCGCCCGTAAGAAACTCTATGAAATGAATAAAATCATATCTGATACAGCAGAATACGGTACTTACCTATTCGCAAATGCAGCCATTCCTTTATTACGTGACTGGGTTAACGAACAAGCTCAGGATGTTATTGGTCGCATCAGTGAAAAGGAAGACAACAGCGTGAATAACATTGACCTCGTGACCATTAATGATGAGATCCGAAATCACCCCATTGAAGAAGTGGGTCGCACACTTCGATCTTATATGACTGCTATGAAGTCAATCTATTAAGATATTTTAACAAAACCTACTCTTGATAAACCCGCCTCCCTGGCGGGTTCTTTACTCTTAACAATACTCTTACCATCTGCAAGAACAGCCGTTAATTAAAACAATGTTTTCACTAGGATCCTCTAAAATTGGAAAAACTGGCCAATATTGACCACTCCTATAAATCTGTAAGAATAACTGGAATACCTGGATAAAACATAATGTACGAATAAACAAACAGTTCTTAAATATAGCCTTTCAATTTGTAAACAAATGTCCCTAACCACTCTTTAAAGACAAAGGCAGTATTGAGAACGCTCCGCTCATTAGGAAGGAATTTGTATAACCCTCTTTGCTGTTGGGACCTGAAATCCACAGGGTAAGGATCGCATTGGTATCCCAGTTTATTAAAGCAACCTAGCGCCCGTTTCATGTGAAAGGCACTGGTTACTAATAAGACCTTGCTGTTCTCAATAGATAGAAGATCCTTCGTATAAAGGGCATTTTCATAGGTATTACGACTTTTTGATTCTATGAGAATTTGAGATTCATCCAATTGATATTCTAACCACGGTAATAGCATATCTGCTTCTGAATCGTCCTGATTCATAATGTCACCACTACCACCTGTAAAGATGAGCTTCGACGCTATCCCTTTTTTGACTAGATGTACCCCTTGGAGAATACGATCCACACTGGCATTGAACTCAGGAAGTTCTGTCTTACTATGGGCGATATCTACAAATCCTCCTAAGACAATGACATAATCATAGTGAGGGGTACCAAGTCTTTGAGGTTTCAACTCTACAGATTTAACCAACCAATCACTAATTAGGGGAGTACTGACCAGATAAAGGAAAAGTACACAATACTTATACCCCTTAGGTTTCTTTAGAATTTTCAGGAGGATCAATATCAATAAAAAGAGAAAAACCGGATGTGTTATATATCCTATGGTCTTGGATAAGAAAAAAAACACACGCTACTCCTGATCTATCATTTTCTTTTTTGTATCTATATGAATTGTATCAATATTGTTCAGAGATGATAAGAAGTATTAATACATAAAAAAACCGGGCTTTCACCCGGTCTTTTATAGATAAGTTCTATCTTACCTAGATATGAATAGCCCAACCTTCTGCAGCTCTTGCAGCTTCCATTACACCTTCACTTAATGTGGGGTGAGCATGGACAAGGGTGGCAATATCTTCAGGTAATAACTCTGCTTTCTTAGCCAATAGCAGTTCATGAATCAACTCTGTGGCCTGTGGTCCGACAACATGACATCCAAGGATCTCTTTTGTCTTAGGATCAAAGAGGATCTTTACTAAACCATCCTGCTGACCGATAGCTACGGCTTTACCAATAGCGACAAAGGGGAAAAGAGCTTTTTCATAAGCAATACCGGCCTCTTTAGCGCGAGCTTCATTGTATCCAAAGCTGGCAATCTGGGGTTCACAGTAGGTTGCTCCAGGGATTAATTGAGGATCAAGCTTCTTCTCATGTCCTACACCAGCCATGTGTTCTACCGCGATTTCCCCTTCTTTGCTAGCGACATGAGCTAACAAAGGACTAGGAACGATATCACCAATGGCATAAATACTAGGGACTCCTGTCTGATAGTAGTCCCCTACTTTTACAAATCCCCGTTCAATTCTAATTCCAAGCTCTTCTAATCCTAAGTTAGCTGTATTAGGTACACGACCTACTGCCACAAGGATCTTATCAGCTTTGATAGTATCTTCTTTACCATCTTTTTCAACAGTTACAGTTACGGAGGACTTTGTCTTCTTAAGGGACTTCGCTGTTGTTCCTGTCAGGAACTTAACACCTCTGTTTTTGAAGGCCTTTTCCACAACCTTGGCTGTGTCTCTGTCTTCTACAGGGAGAATATTAGGAAGCATTTCTATAACAGTTACATCTACTCCAAAGGCATTCATTACATATGCGAATTCCATTCCTATTGCCCCGGAACCTAATATCACAAGGCTTGAGGGGAGTTTTTCCAACATGAGGATACCTGTGGAACTGAGAACGACCTCTTCATCAAACTCAAATCCGGGAATCTGTCGTGGAGAAGACCCTGTTGCCAAAAGGATAAACTTGGCAGAGTAGGCTTTGCCATCCACATCGATATTGTTTTCACCAGTTACTTTGGCAGTACCTTTGATGTATTCCACTTTATTTTTTTTGAAAAGTCCGCTCACTCCTTTCGTCATCTGACTTACAACAGCACGGGATTTATCAAAAACAGCTTTGTAATTTAAACCGCTTGTATCTGCTTTAACACCAATTTCTTCAAGCTCTTTTATAGCATGATAGTTTTCTGCCTGGTGGATGAGAGCCTTAGAAGGAATACAACCTATGTTAAGGCAGACTCCTCCTGGACTATCTTTTTCTATAACAGCCGTTTTTAGGCCTAATTGGCTGGCCCGTATGGCAGCAACATATCCGCCAGGACCAGCACCGATTACTATTAAATCAAAATCAAAACTCAAGATATTCTCCTTACATTAATAACTGGAAAGGATCTTCCATCATCTTTTTCATGTCACTCATGAAAGCGGCTCCAATGGCTCCGTCTATCGTTCTGTGGTCACAGCTCAAGGTCATTTTCATGATATTCTTGATTTCTAGTTCATCATTATCATTGACAACAGGAGTCTTAACTGTAGCGCCCAAGGCTAATATGGCTGAGCCGGGAGGATTGATAATGGCTGTAAACTCCTCAATACCAAATGATCCTAGATTACTAATAGTAAATGTAGCACCATTATATTCATCAGGAGCTAAGCCGCCATTCTTGGCTTTATCAATGAGAACCTTTAGTTCTGCATCTATCTGGGCAATCCCTTTGTTTCCACAGTCTCGTACAACAGGAGTTATAAGACCGGTAGGTAAGGCTACTGCCAAGCCGATATCAATTGAACCATGGAATTGAATACTGTCACCTAACCAGGAGGAGTTCAACTCTCTGTGTCGTTTAATAGCTTCTGCTGCGAATTTCATGAAGAAGGGATTTAATCCTAACTTTTCTTTTGCCCGGGCATTGGCTTTCTTACGGAAATCAACCATGCCATCCATAGCAACAGATAAGGTTAGATAAAAGTGGGGAGCCCCGAACTTACTTTCGGCTAATCGTTTAGCGATGGTTTGTCGCATTCGACTAACAGGTACGGTTTCATCCACTAGAGGACTTCCGAAGGAATTTCCTGAACTACCACCAACTGCTACACCCTCTACAGGAGCGAGAGGTGCTTTGAAGTTTTCTACATCTTCCTTAACGATTCGTCCTGCAGGACCAGTTCCTTTCACCATACCAAGATTAATGCCTCTGGAGGCGGCAATTTTTCGTGCTAATGGACTGGCTTTAATCCGATCATCACTGCTGGGAGAGACACTGGGTGCGGGTGTAGAAGCCTTAGGAGCTGCTGGTTTTGGTGCAGCTTCTTTGGCCGCTTCAGAAGCAGGAGCGGTTTCCTTTTTGGGTTCTTCTGCTTTTGGTTCAGGAGCCGCTGCTGGAGCAGCCTCAGCTTCAGCCACCAGATCAGAAACATCCTCGCCTTCTTCACCAATTATGGCAATAACATCTCCCACTCTTGCTGGTGATCCTTCACCTTTGATTATTTTAAGTAGAGTCCCCTCTTGGGCTGACTCGTATTCCATACTGGCTTTATCAGTCTCAACCTCACACAGAACATCTCCTGTACTGATGGTATCGCCCTCTTTAGCACTCCAGTTAAGTATGGTTCCTTCCTCCATAGTGGGAGAAAGGGCTATCATTAATACATTTTCTGCCATGTTCTATCCTTCTCTGTATAGGGTTTTCTTCGCTGCCGCCACAATCTTGGCCACAGTGGGTTGAACCTCAAGCTCTAATGTGTGGTTATAAGGCATAGGAACATCTTCTGATGAGACAAACTCAACAGGTGCATCCAGGTCATCAAAACATTTAGCAGAAATTAATCCGCTTATATGGGATCCCACACTTGCCTGGGGCCATGCTTCATCGACGACGACAACATGATTGGTTTTTCTAACAGATCCAAAAATTGTTTCTTCATCTAAGGGTCTGATAGATCGTATATCTATTACTTCTGCACTAATGCCTTCTTTTGCCAACTCTTCAGCGGCCTCTTCCAACATTTTCATAGGCTTTGAGAAACTCACGAGGGTAACATGCTCACCTTCTCGTCGTATAGCAGCCTTTCCAAAAGGTATTGTGTATTCCTCTTCAGGAACTTCTCCTGTCCAGCCATAGTACATTTCAGCTTCTAAGAAGATAACAGGGTTATCATCTCTAATAGCGGTCTTTAACAGACCCTTGGCATCATAAGGTGTAGATGGTGCAACCACTTTGATACCAGGTATATGCATAAAATAAGAAGCAAAACTTTGACTATGCTGGCTGGATAGGAACTCAGCCGGTCCATTAGGTCCACGCACTACCATGGGAACTTTTAACTGACCACCTGACATGTGTCTTAACTTAGCAGCATTGTTAATAATCTGATCAATAGCTAACAATCCGAATTGGAAAGTCATCCATTCTACTACTGGGCGTAATCCTACAGAGGCGGCACCAACGGCAACACCTGTAAAACCTAATTCGGTGATTGGTGTGTCAATGACTCTCTTATCTCCGTATTTTTCCCATAACCCTTTGGATACTTTATAAGCTCCATTATATTGAGCCACTTCTTCACCCATTAAGAGGACGTTCTCGTCACGAGTCATTTCCTCATCCAAGGCCTGACGAAGGGCTTCTCTCATTGCTATTATTGCCATACTCTTCTTCCTCCCTAGGCCAAAATATCTTCGTACATATCACTTAATGGTGGTTCTGGTGATTTATCTGCAAACTCTATAGCATCCTGAACCCTTTTCTTATCTTCTTTGTCCCATTCTTTGAATTGTTCATCTGTGATCAATCCAGCATCCAGCATTCGAGCTTTTAGTCCTAAAATAGGATCCTTTTGTTTGTATGCTTCTAAGTCTTCTTTAGAACGATATTTGGCCGGATCACTCATAGAGTGTCCTTTATATCTATATGTTTGAATCTCAATGAAAGCAGGAAGAGCTTGTTCTTTCGCTTGTTTTACTGCTTTACCTAGTTCTTCATACACAGCGATAACATCCATACCATCTACCTGCCAACTGGGAATTCCATAGCTATTACCCATTATAGAGTAATCAGTTACAGATGATACACGATCATAGGAAGTACCCATTCCGTACTGGTTATTTTCACATATAAAAACTACGGGCAGATTCCATATTTTCGCCAGGTTAAGAGTCTCATGGAATGACCCTTGGTGAATCGCTCCATCACCAAAAAAGACCAGAGTAGCACCTCCTGTGCCTTTATAGGCCTGCATAAGGGCGACCCCACCTGCAACGGGGATCTGGCCTCCGACGATACCATTTCCACCTAGCATATGTTTTTCAACATCAAACATATGCATGGATCCACCTTTACCTCGGCTAACACCAGTTGATTTACCATAAAGTTCGGCCATAATAGCATTGGGATCCATTCCCACAGCTAAGGCATGTCCGTGATCTCTATATCCTGTCAGAATATAATCCGTCTTCATATCCAGAGCTTTGACTGCACCAATAGCGACGGCTTCCTGACCATTGTACAAGTGGCAGAACCCTCCGATCTTTTTAAGACCATACATTTGTCCTGCTTTTTCTTCGAATCTTCTAATAAAGTTCATTTCCCTCAAAATACTTATTAGAAAATCCTTGTCATAAGAATCTATTTTTCGCATCCGCCTCTCCTAGCCTAAAAATCAACCTTGGCTCTCACACCACCAAGGGGTTCAAAATATTCAGCTTCCTCTATAACTGTTTCCAAAACGACCATTTCATCGGCGTTCTGGTTTAACTTCCAAAACATACCTAATCGACTACCTATTTCTGTAAGAACTTCAGCCTTATAGGAAGGATTATCTATTAGGTTTACCGTACCTTTAATGCTGACAACTTTGTCTAAGGCCTTGGTTTGTATTAACCAATGAACCTTTGGGTTAGCCTCTATCTGGGTTGCCTTCTTGAACTTTGGACTAGTAACGGCATATAAAAAACCTTCTCGATTACGTAACAGACTAGGAGTCATCCAACGTGCTTTGGGATTTCCGTCCGCATCTACAGTTGTGAGGACACCTACATTTGAGTCATCAATAACAAAATCTAACTTGTCCAAAATTTCACTAACATTCATTCTTTTTCCTCCTGTTTACTTAAAAACGCTCCCAAGCTAACCAGGCAGCGATCCTTTTTCTTATAGGGTTTGGAGCATTGGCCTTCACTAAGACCTGCCTTTTCCACTCCTTTCCTATGATTTCTGTCCAATCCTTTTCAGATTGATTGTCCTTTACGATGAAGCTCTTAATTATACCATGATCAATTTCAGCACTTAGAGAATCTTCTTCATTGACATAAAGATAGGAAAATGGTGGTGTTTTTTTGTATACACGATCAGGATCTGTAGCCGAACCATATTCATTAGGTTCCACTGTAATGATATTTGTTTGCCATTGTTTTGCGAATAAATCAGCCCACTCTTCACAGAGGCTCATTGCCGTTTGACCTGAAAGTAGCTTGGATAAATTCTTTATGGGAGAAGGACAGGACTGCACTGCATGAGTTGATATACGGCCTTTAAGCCCCTTAAGGGTTTTTGACGCACGATCCAAATCAGCATTTATAAGTAAAGTCCCATGATGTGCCTGCTTGTTTCTCTTATATGCATGAGCACTACCGGAAACTTTTTTACCATCATGGAGGAAATCACCCCTTTCAGTTCTAGTTAAATGTACACCTTTGTCCTTGAGCAACTTGTCCACTTCTTGAAATATCCAATTAGGATCCCAGTCTTTGGGACCGAGAAAACTAAAGTTCAGATTCCCTATATCATGATAAACAGTCCCTCCACCCGAGAATCTACGAAACACAGGAATACCTTCTGCTTCACAATAGGATAGATTACATTCTCTCCAGGGATTCTGAAACTTACCCATAACCACAGCGTCTTTGTTGATATAAAAGACAACTCTCACTGTATTCTCAGGAAGATCATCAAAAAGGCTTTCTTCCCAGTTCAGGTTAGCTCCAGGATCATGACTAAGAGAACGATATACTTCAAAGTCCATATGTTTAGCTTTATTCCTCCTGTATTTAATTTCAAGTAATTAGATCAAGTTTCGTTTCCTGATTAATTTAGTCACAATCAATTGCATCTGTCTAGTTTTTTTTAAAATTGAGATTAGTAGTAATTTTTATCGATAATACTTTACAAATTAAGACTAATTTCTTATTGTTGACACTAGAGATTAGGTATGGCTTTTTCCTTGCTTTACTTTAGAAACTCTTTTACTCTTAACCAAAGGATATTCCAAAATTTGAGGTGAAATTGTGATCCAATATCAGAAACAACCTATGATGATGAAAGTGGTCTACAGTCTTATCCCTATCTTTCTTTATTCAATCTACTTATACGGGTGGAGAAGTTTTGCTCTTGTAGCAATGTCTGTCGTTCTGGCTGTTACAGTAGAATGGATAATGGAGAAGAATAAGAAAAAGA
This window encodes:
- the lon gene encoding endopeptidase La; the encoded protein is MEKQIIPADSVLPNKLLLIPLLGKPIFPGIFTPLMISSKEDVAVIDQAMEGDKVIGLVLLKNEEEDDIPNNLYQIGTVAKIVKRINLPDGGLNVFISTLKRFKIKKNLTQESPLIAAVDYLDDENNADEVELKALTRSLISEMKQISEGNPLFSEEMRLNMVNIDQPGKIADFIASILNIGRQDQQTILETLEIKARMEMVLVHIKKEQELIRIQKKISKQINEKIEKSQREYFLREELKAIKQELGIATDAKTSEYQKFKEAIDKLPLEGEVLKQVTSELDKFSLMEPSSSEYIVTRNYIETIANLPWGEPELKDIDLSEGQKILDRDHYGLEDVKERILEFLAVKQLKKDSKGSILCLVGPPGVGKTSIGKSVATALGRPFFRFSVGGMRDEAEIKGHRRTYVGAMPGKIIQGMKIVGDKAPVFMIDEIDKLGQSYQGDPSSALLEVLDPEQNINFRDHYLDLPFDISHVMFVATANTLDTIPRPLLDRMEIIRLSGYIAEEKIAIAKKYIIPKSLEKNGLKKKDVKYLKSGLDGIATNYAREAGMRNFEKMIEKVHRKIAKKIVLKEEEGPFSIGEDNLKDFLGQPIFREDEIKAVTAPGMTIGLAWTNFGGDTLIIEALATKGKGGLKLTGQMGEVMQESASIAYTYVKSIAEKWGVEPKWFDEHAIHLHIPEGATPKDGPSAGITMASALLSLVTGKVIKKHLGMTGELSLAGKVMPIGGLKEKTIAARRNKLKHIIIPYHNSRDLEEIPEHVKKGIKFYPVEHINEVFDIIF
- the ilvC gene encoding ketol-acid reductoisomerase, which gives rise to MNYFNSIPFRSQMQQLGTCRFMDKAEFSNGVDILKGKKIVIVGCGSQGLNQGLNLRDSGLDVSYALRAASIEAKRPSYINATENNFKVGTYEEMIPQADVVINLTPDKQHSGVIDAVMPLMKKDTVLSYSHGFNIVEEGKQIRKDITVIMMAPKSPGSEVREEYKRGFGVPTLIAVHPENDPNGDGLEYAKAYAVGTGGDKAGVLQSSFVAEVKSDLMGEQTILCGMLQAGSILCFDKMVAEGIEPSYASKLVQFGWETITEALKHGGITNMMDRLSNPDKITAFALAEELKDLMTDLYFKHQDDIISGKFSETMMADWAKDDIDLLTWREETNKTAFETTGITKEEITEQEYFDKGILMVAMVKAGVELAFEVMVESGIKEESAYYESLHELPLIANTIARKKLYEMNKIISDTAEYGTYLFANAAIPLLRDWVNEQAQDVIGRISEKEDNSVNNIDLVTINDEIRNHPIEEVGRTLRSYMTAMKSIY
- the msrB gene encoding peptide-methionine (R)-S-oxide reductase MsrB, with product MTDKSDDELKIYKAGEEPEYTFKQSEEEWKKQLSPKAYGILRQKDTEYPHTGEYNHVDKQGTFYSKATGQELFRTDQKYESHCGWPSFYNSPYKDNMVFIEDNSLGMSRVEVVDSLSGSHLGHIFPDGPQPTGLRYCINSDALVFVPDGEEMPQWLKDLREKSS
- a CDS encoding YdcF family protein, with the translated sequence MFFFLSKTIGYITHPVFLFLLILILLKILKKPKGYKYCVLFLYLVSTPLISDWLVKSVELKPQRLGTPHYDYVIVLGGFVDIAHSKTELPEFNASVDRILQGVHLVKKGIASKLIFTGGSGDIMNQDDSEADMLLPWLEYQLDESQILIESKSRNTYENALYTKDLLSIENSKVLLVTSAFHMKRALGCFNKLGYQCDPYPVDFRSQQQRGLYKFLPNERSVLNTAFVFKEWLGTFVYKLKGYI
- a CDS encoding nitroreductase family protein, which translates into the protein MGIKTARTDHHITSLLQERWSPRSFWEKPLAPEDFDRLLEAARWAPSSFNEQPWRFYYAHRDTEGFDKIWECLKKPNQDWARRASVLMIASAHTMFGHSGKDNNHAVYDLGQSVFSMTIQAESMGIKVHQMAGFYPDKAVELLNIPSDIKPITAIAIGYNGPPERLMSNLQGKETEARARMKIEEFSFRV
- the lpdA gene encoding dihydrolipoyl dehydrogenase; the protein is MSFDFDLIVIGAGPGGYVAAIRASQLGLKTAVIEKDSPGGVCLNIGCIPSKALIHQAENYHAIKELEEIGVKADTSGLNYKAVFDKSRAVVSQMTKGVSGLFKKNKVEYIKGTAKVTGENNIDVDGKAYSAKFILLATGSSPRQIPGFEFDEEVVLSSTGILMLEKLPSSLVILGSGAIGMEFAYVMNAFGVDVTVIEMLPNILPVEDRDTAKVVEKAFKNRGVKFLTGTTAKSLKKTKSSVTVTVEKDGKEDTIKADKILVAVGRVPNTANLGLEELGIRIERGFVKVGDYYQTGVPSIYAIGDIVPSPLLAHVASKEGEIAVEHMAGVGHEKKLDPQLIPGATYCEPQIASFGYNEARAKEAGIAYEKALFPFVAIGKAVAIGQQDGLVKILFDPKTKEILGCHVVGPQATELIHELLLAKKAELLPEDIATLVHAHPTLSEGVMEAARAAEGWAIHI
- a CDS encoding M15 family metallopeptidase, whose product is MKYLTSYFKTGGLVLLLLLASCSKPEQAEADPTEDTKTINIINPDYTYTADEFEALLVNLPEDMAQKIRQNPSEFLSDLERIWKYPADYFVIADKTHALGPDYKPKDLRKLTDFPHLTLSRNDLSLRQIVLDDLFEMVEDARLEGLTIMVSSTYRSYDYQKALFERYVGEIGYEQASRESAIAGTSQHQLGTVIDFGSITDAYANTAPGKWLMANSWKYGFSLSYPDGYEEVTGYRYENWHYRWITKEGCELQRKWFGDIQHYLINFLNDNREDLLAHYKKDVNPAE